The Vulgatibacter sp. genome window below encodes:
- the atpH gene encoding ATP synthase F1 subunit delta → MIQQSIARRYARALFESVGTDLERAGNELAGTANALEESPEVAAVFTDPRFDKSTRDRTLEQILAAGGFHPMVANLLRLLNDRERMSELPQIARVFRDMVDEQVGRVRARVTSATVLPAEMVQSIANALSKATSKQVVLEADQDPAILGGLVAHVGNVVYDGSLRTQLESLRRELNERA, encoded by the coding sequence TTGATCCAGCAGTCGATCGCCAGGCGGTATGCCCGGGCGCTGTTCGAGTCCGTAGGCACCGATCTCGAGCGTGCGGGCAACGAGCTGGCCGGAACCGCGAACGCCCTCGAGGAATCGCCGGAAGTCGCGGCGGTCTTCACCGATCCCCGGTTCGACAAGTCGACCAGGGATCGGACCCTCGAGCAGATCCTCGCCGCGGGCGGTTTCCACCCGATGGTGGCCAACCTGCTCCGGCTCCTCAACGACCGCGAGCGGATGAGCGAACTGCCGCAGATCGCCCGCGTGTTTCGCGACATGGTGGACGAGCAGGTCGGTCGCGTCCGCGCCCGGGTCACCTCCGCGACGGTCCTCCCCGCGGAGATGGTGCAGTCGATCGCGAATGCGCTCTCGAAGGCGACCAGCAAGCAGGTCGTGCTGGAGGCCGACCAGGATCCCGCGATCCTGGGCGGACTGGTTGCCCACGTCGGCAACGTGGTCTACGACGGCAGCCTTCGTACCCAGCTGGAGAGCCTGCGCCGCGAGCTGAACGAGCGGGCGTAA
- a CDS encoding HD-GYP domain-containing protein yields MPEVRLTPDWNLELYRPIHIGVAGAVAAALAAAAAAASAGSALASAASMPLLGLTAAWLQRRRSRPSTSCRVQGFLETLEARDRYTASHCSRVAAFADLLAEELGLDDPKRLRNLRIAALLHDLGKLDVSLEILHKPGKLDDVEWRQMRAHVQAGTRRASCLTAGVRRIIAQHHERPDGRGYPRQLKGEQISLEARIVAVADAFDAMTSDRPYRKAVGADVALAELNRTSLGTSGRQQFDPEIVAALERRFTEAAALCTAEAARESSPHA; encoded by the coding sequence GTGCCTGAAGTTCGACTTACGCCCGACTGGAATCTCGAGCTCTACCGGCCCATCCACATCGGGGTTGCCGGCGCTGTGGCTGCCGCGCTGGCTGCAGCTGCCGCCGCCGCCAGCGCCGGCTCGGCCCTCGCATCCGCTGCGAGCATGCCGCTGCTCGGTCTCACCGCGGCATGGCTGCAGCGCCGCCGGAGCCGGCCGTCCACGAGCTGCCGGGTTCAGGGATTCCTGGAGACCCTCGAGGCCCGCGATCGCTACACCGCGAGCCACTGCTCTCGCGTGGCCGCCTTTGCGGACCTGCTCGCCGAGGAGCTGGGGCTCGACGATCCGAAGCGGCTACGCAACCTGCGGATCGCCGCGCTGCTCCACGACCTCGGCAAGCTCGACGTCAGCCTCGAGATCCTCCACAAGCCAGGCAAGCTCGACGACGTCGAATGGAGGCAGATGCGCGCCCACGTCCAGGCCGGTACGCGTCGTGCCTCATGCCTGACCGCAGGCGTGCGCCGGATCATCGCCCAGCACCATGAGCGTCCGGACGGCAGGGGCTATCCACGGCAGCTGAAGGGCGAGCAGATCAGCCTGGAGGCGCGCATCGTGGCGGTGGCCGATGCCTTCGACGCGATGACGTCCGACCGGCCCTACCGCAAGGCGGTCGGCGCAGACGTCGCGCTGGCAGAACTGAATCGGACCTCGCTGGGCACGTCGGGCCGCCAGCAATTCGATCCCGAGATCGTCGCCGCACTGGAGCGCCGCTTCACCGAGGCGGCGGCGCTCTGCACGGCGGAGGCGGCTCGCGAGAGCTCGCCCCACGCCTGA
- a CDS encoding DUF4382 domain-containing protein yields MIRNAIAATAALALIPAFGACGESGTSHVRVTATDTNALRQGLAEAPLAGFEQICLNVTSVRVRIAADDDATTDEDGVDSVGDGWYDLQLATPEEEEAPAEGEPVEPELAPCPSLDLVQLLTHQPIAFAWGEVPSGHMTEMRFVLGADQGYAVMTGDEEVQVPVLVPSGSQSGLKLKFSGSGLDLAPNEEQEVVVEFDGQAMMRDHEGGAIRIRPVIKVRGTETVPVDDEEENGSEDPSEPVLQ; encoded by the coding sequence ATGATCCGCAACGCCATTGCAGCCACTGCCGCCCTGGCCCTCATCCCCGCTTTCGGTGCCTGCGGCGAGTCCGGCACCAGCCACGTCCGCGTGACGGCGACGGATACGAACGCGCTGCGCCAGGGTCTTGCCGAGGCGCCCCTCGCAGGTTTCGAGCAGATCTGCCTCAACGTCACATCGGTTCGGGTGCGCATCGCTGCCGACGACGACGCGACCACCGACGAGGATGGCGTCGATTCCGTCGGGGACGGCTGGTACGACCTCCAGCTCGCCACGCCCGAAGAGGAGGAGGCCCCTGCGGAGGGTGAGCCCGTCGAGCCCGAACTCGCCCCCTGCCCGAGCCTCGACCTGGTCCAGCTGCTCACCCACCAGCCGATCGCCTTCGCCTGGGGTGAGGTGCCGAGCGGCCACATGACCGAGATGCGCTTCGTGCTGGGCGCCGACCAGGGCTACGCAGTCATGACCGGCGACGAGGAGGTGCAGGTCCCGGTGCTCGTCCCCTCGGGGTCGCAGTCGGGCCTCAAGCTGAAGTTCTCGGGCTCGGGCCTCGATCTCGCCCCCAACGAGGAGCAGGAGGTCGTCGTGGAGTTCGACGGCCAGGCCATGATGCGGGATCACGAAGGCGGCGCGATCCGCATCCGCCCGGTGATCAAGGTGCGCGGCACCGAGACTGTTCCCGTGGACGACGAGGAGGAGAACGGCTCCGAGGATCCCAGCGAGCCCGTGCTCCAGTAG
- a CDS encoding polymer-forming cytoskeletal protein has protein sequence MAMLRREDGPNVAEINAVLGRGSAFEGKLTFEGTVRIEGRFTGEIHTGDTLVVGEGAEVHAEIFAGSVVVSGGQVTGNIHARTIIELEKGARVRGNLETPALKIEKGVIFVGGCKMENLGEAPKNVVAPKAPAEKR, from the coding sequence ATGGCGATGCTGCGCCGAGAGGACGGTCCCAACGTGGCAGAGATCAACGCAGTTCTGGGTCGTGGCAGTGCATTCGAGGGGAAGCTCACCTTCGAGGGCACCGTCCGGATCGAGGGTCGTTTCACCGGGGAGATCCACACGGGCGACACGCTGGTGGTGGGAGAGGGCGCCGAGGTTCACGCTGAGATCTTTGCGGGTTCGGTGGTGGTTTCCGGGGGCCAGGTGACCGGCAACATCCACGCCCGCACCATCATCGAGCTCGAGAAGGGCGCGCGCGTTCGCGGCAACCTCGAGACCCCTGCGCTCAAGATCGAGAAGGGCGTGATCTTCGTCGGCGGTTGCAAGATGGAGAACCTCGGCGAGGCGCCGAAGAACGTCGTCGCTCCGAAGGCCCCAGCCGAGAAGCGGTAG
- a CDS encoding Hsp20/alpha crystallin family protein codes for MAGLTRWDPFADLVNLQEQMNHLFDDRLYRPRRETSLARFTPPVDIYEDAEGITLTAELPGVAPEDVEVKVEDSTLSISGTRKLEREEKKENYHRLERSYGSFLRSFSLPPNVDVEHIRAENRHGVLSIFLPRREEARPRRIDVKVQ; via the coding sequence ATGGCTGGTCTGACCCGTTGGGATCCATTCGCGGATCTGGTGAACCTGCAGGAACAGATGAACCATCTTTTCGACGATCGTCTCTACCGTCCCCGGCGGGAGACGAGCCTGGCCCGCTTCACCCCGCCGGTGGACATCTACGAGGACGCGGAGGGGATCACCCTCACCGCCGAGCTCCCCGGTGTCGCTCCGGAGGACGTCGAGGTCAAGGTGGAGGACTCCACCCTCTCGATCAGCGGCACGAGGAAGCTCGAGCGCGAGGAGAAGAAGGAGAACTACCACCGGTTGGAACGGAGCTACGGCTCCTTCCTCCGCTCCTTCTCCCTGCCGCCGAACGTCGACGTGGAGCACATCCGGGCCGAGAACCGCCACGGCGTGCTCTCGATCTTCCTGCCCCGGCGGGAGGAGGCCAGGCCCCGCAGGATCGACGTGAAGGTCCAGTAG
- a CDS encoding MXAN_5187 C-terminal domain-containing protein codes for MAQPPRNAPPLEKPSRNAYRAAFEQATQVASSAQTLERCAEVEAAVEALRVRYEQFFLGLTRKPPNEDHALVRSAVLQLRSGFVRNTSARFRVQSLHNRFLAYERLWQRTCREIEEGTYRRDLFKARLRRKEPAAAPDDQKAAAELAAFKERLASEPLPSSDDFAVDEAPEELPSAPVQRQAPALRAAPVPARAAAGSVLPDEKMRALYDAYVGAKRRCRESTDGLSFESLSASLRNQVPDLLQKHNASAVDFKVVIKGGKAVLKAVPR; via the coding sequence ATGGCGCAGCCGCCCCGCAACGCTCCCCCGCTGGAGAAACCCAGCCGCAACGCCTACCGCGCCGCCTTCGAGCAGGCGACGCAGGTCGCCTCGTCTGCACAGACCCTCGAGCGCTGTGCCGAGGTGGAGGCAGCGGTCGAGGCGCTCCGGGTGCGGTACGAGCAATTCTTCCTCGGTCTGACCCGGAAGCCACCCAACGAGGATCACGCGCTCGTGCGCAGTGCCGTGCTTCAGCTGCGCAGCGGCTTCGTCCGGAATACGAGCGCGCGCTTCCGGGTCCAGTCCCTCCACAATCGATTCCTCGCCTACGAGCGGCTCTGGCAGCGGACCTGCCGCGAAATCGAGGAGGGCACCTACCGGCGCGACCTCTTCAAGGCCCGGTTGCGTCGCAAGGAGCCTGCGGCAGCGCCCGACGACCAGAAGGCGGCGGCGGAGCTGGCGGCGTTCAAGGAGCGGCTCGCGTCGGAGCCCCTGCCGTCGAGCGACGATTTCGCCGTGGACGAGGCGCCGGAGGAGCTGCCGAGCGCACCTGTGCAGCGCCAGGCGCCTGCGCTGCGGGCTGCACCGGTGCCCGCGCGGGCTGCAGCAGGCAGCGTCTTGCCGGACGAGAAGATGCGCGCGCTCTACGATGCCTACGTCGGCGCGAAGCGCCGCTGCAGGGAGAGCACCGACGGCTTGAGCTTCGAGTCGCTCTCCGCTTCCCTCCGGAACCAGGTCCCGGATCTCCTGCAGAAGCACAACGCCTCCGCCGTCGACTTCAAGGTCGTGATCAAAGGCGGCAAGGCGGTGCTCAAGGCCGTTCCCCGCTGA
- the atpA gene encoding F0F1 ATP synthase subunit alpha: protein MEIRADEISRIIKQQIQEYGKKVEVAETGTVLSVGDGIARVYGLAGAMAGELVEMPGNTRGMILNLEEDNVGIAIMGEYAHIREGDTVKRTGRIAEVPVGKALLGRVVNALGEPIDGKGPIQTETFSKVEVKAPGIIPRESVKIPLQTGLKAIDAMIPIGRGQRELIIGDRQTGKTAVAIDTIINQKGLDVYCIYVAIGQKQSTVAQVVERLRETGALDYTIVVSATASEPAPLQFLAPYAGVAMGEYFRDNGMHAVIIYDDLSKQAVAYRQLSLLLRRPPGREAYPGDVFYLHSRLLERAAKMSKDRGGGSLTALPIIETQAGDVSAYIPTNVISITDGQIFLETDLFYSGVRPAINVGLSVSRVGGSAQIKAMKQVAGTMRGELAQFRELAAFAQFGSDLDKSTQEALARGERLVEVLKQGQYVPMPVEKQVIQLYAATSKDENGVNWIRNVPVEEVTRYMRELSEFMDTRRPEVGRLILEKKELNNDVKAAINAALTEFRDVFEVKA from the coding sequence ATGGAAATCCGGGCCGACGAGATCAGCCGCATCATCAAGCAGCAGATCCAGGAGTACGGGAAGAAGGTCGAGGTCGCCGAGACCGGTACGGTTCTCTCGGTGGGCGACGGTATCGCTCGTGTCTACGGCCTCGCCGGCGCCATGGCCGGTGAGCTCGTCGAGATGCCGGGCAACACCCGCGGCATGATCCTCAACCTCGAAGAGGACAACGTCGGTATCGCCATCATGGGCGAGTACGCGCACATCCGCGAGGGCGATACCGTCAAGCGGACCGGCCGCATCGCCGAGGTCCCCGTCGGCAAGGCGCTGCTGGGCCGCGTGGTCAACGCGCTCGGCGAGCCCATCGACGGCAAGGGCCCGATCCAGACCGAGACCTTCTCCAAGGTCGAGGTCAAGGCGCCGGGCATCATTCCCCGCGAGTCGGTGAAGATCCCGCTGCAGACCGGCCTCAAGGCGATCGACGCCATGATCCCGATCGGCCGCGGCCAGCGCGAGTTGATCATCGGCGACCGCCAGACCGGCAAGACCGCGGTGGCGATCGACACGATCATCAACCAGAAGGGCCTCGACGTTTACTGCATCTACGTGGCGATCGGCCAGAAGCAGTCGACCGTCGCCCAGGTGGTGGAGCGCCTCCGCGAGACCGGCGCCCTCGACTACACCATCGTGGTCTCGGCGACCGCCTCCGAGCCCGCGCCGCTGCAGTTCCTCGCTCCCTACGCCGGCGTGGCGATGGGCGAGTACTTCCGCGACAACGGCATGCACGCCGTGATCATCTACGACGACCTCTCCAAGCAGGCCGTCGCCTACCGCCAGCTCTCGCTGCTCCTCCGCCGCCCGCCGGGCCGCGAGGCGTACCCCGGCGACGTCTTCTACCTCCACAGCCGCCTCCTCGAGCGCGCTGCGAAGATGTCGAAGGATCGTGGCGGCGGGTCGCTCACCGCGCTGCCGATCATCGAGACCCAGGCCGGTGACGTGTCGGCGTACATCCCGACCAACGTGATCTCGATCACCGACGGCCAGATCTTCCTCGAGACGGACCTCTTCTACTCGGGCGTCCGGCCGGCCATCAACGTCGGTCTCTCCGTCTCCCGCGTCGGTGGCTCCGCGCAGATCAAGGCGATGAAGCAGGTCGCCGGCACCATGCGCGGCGAGCTCGCCCAGTTCCGCGAGCTGGCCGCCTTCGCCCAGTTCGGCTCGGACCTCGACAAGTCGACCCAGGAGGCGCTGGCCCGTGGCGAGCGTCTGGTCGAGGTGCTCAAGCAGGGCCAGTACGTCCCGATGCCGGTGGAGAAGCAGGTCATCCAGCTCTACGCCGCCACCTCGAAGGACGAGAACGGCGTGAACTGGATCCGCAACGTGCCGGTCGAGGAGGTCACCCGGTACATGCGCGAGCTGTCCGAGTTCATGGACACCCGCCGCCCCGAGGTCGGCCGCCTCATCCTCGAGAAGAAGGAGCTGAACAACGACGTGAAGGCCGCGATCAACGCCGCCCTCACCGAGTTCCGCGACGTCTTCGAGGTCAAGGCGTAA
- a CDS encoding ParB/RepB/Spo0J family partition protein, whose protein sequence is METTTRDKGNRLGRGFSALLPNAPAAAAQQEAPRPAGGVVQLAIEDIQPDKLQPRRRFEESKIEELASSIRSKGVIQPILVRKDGAKYRIIAGERRWRASQRAGLKYVPVLIKEVTERQAFELALIENIQREDLNPVEEAESYRRLIEEHSLTQEACAERVGKDRSSIANSLRLLRLPDEIKDSLIEGSLNMGHARALLGLTDDDSIKRAAREVSAKKLSVRQTEQLVRRAKESKPDVKGKGSETAAAPSPQVRSVEEKLQRALGTKVRLTDKGGGKGKLEIEFFSYEELDRILAAMGAG, encoded by the coding sequence ATGGAGACGACGACCCGCGACAAGGGCAATCGACTGGGCAGGGGATTCTCGGCGCTGCTGCCGAACGCTCCCGCTGCCGCCGCGCAGCAGGAAGCGCCGCGCCCCGCCGGTGGTGTGGTCCAGCTTGCGATCGAGGACATCCAGCCGGACAAGCTGCAGCCGCGGCGCCGCTTCGAAGAGTCGAAGATCGAGGAGCTCGCCTCCTCGATTCGCTCGAAGGGCGTGATCCAGCCGATCCTCGTCCGCAAGGACGGCGCGAAATACCGAATCATCGCCGGTGAGCGCCGGTGGCGGGCCTCCCAGCGTGCCGGCCTGAAGTACGTGCCGGTCTTGATCAAGGAGGTCACCGAGCGGCAGGCCTTCGAGCTGGCGCTGATCGAGAACATCCAGCGCGAGGACCTCAACCCGGTCGAAGAGGCCGAGTCCTACCGCCGCCTGATCGAGGAGCATTCGCTCACCCAGGAAGCCTGCGCCGAGCGCGTCGGCAAGGATCGCTCGTCGATCGCCAATTCACTCCGGCTGCTCCGGCTGCCCGACGAGATCAAGGATTCGCTGATCGAGGGCTCGCTCAACATGGGCCACGCCCGGGCGCTGCTCGGCCTCACCGACGACGATTCGATCAAGCGGGCCGCTCGCGAGGTCTCGGCGAAGAAGCTCTCGGTGCGCCAGACCGAGCAGCTCGTCCGGAGGGCGAAGGAGAGCAAACCCGACGTGAAGGGGAAGGGTAGCGAGACCGCTGCTGCTCCCTCGCCGCAGGTTCGGTCCGTGGAGGAGAAGCTCCAGCGGGCGCTGGGCACCAAGGTCCGCCTCACCGACAAGGGTGGCGGCAAGGGCAAGCTCGAGATCGAGTTCTTCTCGTACGAGGAGCTCGATCGCATCCTCGCCGCGATGGGCGCGGGCTGA
- the atpD gene encoding F0F1 ATP synthase subunit beta, which translates to MATAMQMNTKSGRITQVIGPVIDVEFPAGSLPAVYSALRVTNPAISDEPFNLVVEVAQHLGENTARCISMDSTDGLVRGQEVQDTGAPISVPVGKATLGRIFNVVGEPIDEKGPAISERKLPIHREPPPFVEMDVRANMLETGIKVIDLLCPYTRGGKIGLFGGAGVGKTVTLLELIRNVAIERGGFSVFAGVGERTREGNDLYQEMIEGGVIKPDNLEASQAVLVFGQMNEPPGARARVALSGLTMAEYFRDEEGRDVLLFVDNIFRFTQAGSEVSALLGRIPSAVGYQPTLSTEMGGLQERITSTTKGSITSVQAIYVPADDLTDPAPATTFAHLDATTVLSRSIAELAIYPAVDPLDSTSRILDPAVVGEEHYAVARGVQNTLQRYKDLQDIIAILGMDELSDEDKLVVSRARKIQRFLSQPFHVAEQFTGAAGKYVKIEDTVRGFKEILDGKHDDIPEQAFYMCGPIEDVLAKAQQLAG; encoded by the coding sequence ATGGCCACCGCGATGCAGATGAATACGAAGTCTGGCCGGATCACCCAGGTGATCGGCCCCGTCATCGACGTCGAGTTCCCCGCGGGTTCGCTGCCGGCGGTCTACAGCGCGCTGCGCGTGACCAACCCTGCGATCAGCGACGAGCCCTTCAACCTCGTGGTCGAGGTTGCGCAGCACCTCGGCGAGAACACCGCCCGCTGCATCTCGATGGACTCGACGGACGGTCTCGTTCGCGGCCAGGAAGTGCAGGACACCGGCGCGCCGATCTCGGTGCCGGTGGGCAAGGCGACCCTCGGCCGCATCTTCAACGTGGTCGGCGAGCCGATCGACGAGAAGGGCCCGGCGATCTCGGAGCGGAAGCTCCCGATCCACCGCGAGCCGCCTCCGTTCGTCGAGATGGACGTCCGCGCCAACATGCTCGAGACGGGCATCAAGGTGATCGACCTCCTCTGCCCCTACACCCGCGGTGGCAAGATCGGTCTCTTCGGCGGCGCCGGCGTGGGCAAGACCGTGACCCTGCTCGAGCTGATCCGCAACGTCGCCATCGAGCGTGGCGGCTTCTCGGTCTTCGCCGGCGTGGGTGAGCGTACCCGCGAGGGCAACGATCTCTACCAGGAGATGATCGAGGGCGGCGTGATCAAGCCGGACAACCTCGAGGCCAGCCAGGCCGTGCTCGTCTTCGGCCAGATGAACGAGCCGCCCGGTGCCCGTGCCCGCGTGGCGCTCTCCGGTCTGACCATGGCCGAGTACTTCCGCGACGAAGAGGGCCGCGACGTCCTTCTCTTCGTGGACAACATCTTCCGCTTCACCCAGGCGGGCTCCGAGGTTTCGGCGCTTCTCGGCCGCATCCCCTCGGCAGTGGGTTACCAGCCCACCCTCTCCACCGAGATGGGCGGCCTGCAGGAGCGCATCACCTCGACCACCAAGGGTTCGATCACCTCGGTGCAGGCGATCTACGTTCCCGCCGACGATCTTACCGACCCGGCGCCGGCGACGACCTTCGCCCACCTCGACGCGACCACCGTGCTCTCGCGTTCGATTGCCGAGCTCGCCATCTACCCGGCGGTGGATCCGCTCGACTCGACCTCGCGCATCCTCGATCCCGCCGTCGTGGGCGAGGAGCACTACGCCGTCGCCCGCGGCGTGCAGAACACGCTGCAGCGCTACAAGGATCTGCAGGACATCATCGCGATTCTCGGCATGGACGAGCTCTCCGACGAGGACAAGCTGGTCGTGTCGCGCGCCCGCAAGATCCAGCGCTTCCTCTCGCAGCCCTTCCACGTCGCCGAGCAGTTCACCGGCGCCGCTGGCAAGTACGTGAAGATCGAGGACACCGTCCGGGGCTTCAAGGAGATCCTCGACGGCAAGCACGACGACATCCCCGAGCAGGCCTTCTACATGTGTGGCCCGATCGAGGACGTTCTCGCCAAGGCCCAGCAGCTCGCCGGCTAA
- the rsmG gene encoding 16S rRNA (guanine(527)-N(7))-methyltransferase RsmG, with product MEDALAEASKRFGLALPAGGEATLVRFLGELLRWNRSVNLTSIEEPAAVGELHLLDSLAVVKHVPQGARVADVGTGGGFPGVPLAVARPDLRVELLDRTEKKILFLKTTLARLGIGNAQARHVRLEGRPAAEGLGPYDVAISRAFTAPAEWIRLARQYVRPGGRVITMLGADRPDPAVWSEALGDDELIGAHDYTLPSGARRGIWVVQLR from the coding sequence GTGGAAGATGCCCTCGCCGAGGCGAGCAAACGCTTCGGTTTGGCGCTTCCAGCGGGGGGGGAGGCGACCCTGGTCCGCTTCCTCGGGGAGCTGCTCCGGTGGAACCGATCGGTCAACCTGACTTCCATCGAGGAGCCCGCAGCGGTCGGGGAGCTTCATCTCCTCGATTCACTGGCCGTGGTCAAACACGTGCCGCAGGGCGCCAGGGTCGCCGACGTGGGTACGGGTGGTGGCTTTCCGGGCGTTCCCCTGGCGGTTGCGCGCCCGGATCTGCGGGTGGAGCTGCTCGATCGGACCGAGAAGAAGATCCTCTTCCTGAAGACCACGCTCGCCCGCCTCGGGATAGGCAATGCCCAGGCGCGCCACGTGCGGCTGGAGGGAAGGCCTGCAGCCGAGGGCCTGGGTCCCTACGACGTCGCGATCTCCCGGGCCTTCACCGCACCGGCAGAGTGGATCCGGCTCGCGCGCCAATACGTCCGCCCGGGGGGGCGGGTGATCACCATGCTCGGCGCCGATCGACCCGATCCGGCGGTGTGGTCCGAGGCGCTCGGCGATGACGAGCTCATCGGGGCGCACGACTACACCCTGCCCTCCGGGGCGCGACGGGGCATCTGGGTGGTGCAGCTGCGCTGA
- the atpG gene encoding ATP synthase F1 subunit gamma — MPSLKDIRKRIVSVRNTQQITKAMKMVDAAKLRRAQDAMQQARPYANMIEQALSGVAVRSDESAHPLLQRRTPRRVELVVMTSDRGLCGGFNSNIFRQAQRFLYENRDTYERIQVSTIGRKGREFFRKRAVPTRKDYPGVFEALTFDKAKTIADELAAAYLGDELDAVFLLYNQFVSAISQKPSVVQLLPINANSNSEDAQSQLVDFLYEPSREVVLNHLLPKHLATQVWRALLESKASEHGARMAAMEAATKNSSELIGKLRLEYNRARQASITKELMEIVSGAEALK, encoded by the coding sequence GTGCCCTCGCTGAAAGACATCCGCAAGCGCATCGTTTCCGTGCGCAACACGCAGCAGATCACGAAGGCCATGAAGATGGTCGACGCGGCGAAGCTGCGGCGTGCGCAGGACGCGATGCAGCAGGCGCGGCCCTACGCGAACATGATCGAGCAGGCGCTCTCCGGCGTCGCGGTTCGCTCCGACGAGTCGGCCCATCCGCTCCTGCAGCGCCGCACCCCGCGCCGCGTCGAGCTGGTGGTGATGACGTCCGACCGTGGTCTCTGCGGCGGCTTCAACTCGAACATCTTCCGCCAGGCCCAGCGCTTCCTCTACGAGAATCGCGACACCTACGAGCGGATCCAGGTCAGCACCATCGGCCGCAAGGGCCGCGAGTTCTTCCGCAAGCGGGCGGTGCCCACGCGGAAGGATTACCCGGGCGTCTTCGAGGCGCTGACCTTCGACAAGGCGAAGACCATCGCCGACGAGCTGGCCGCAGCCTACCTGGGCGACGAGCTCGACGCGGTCTTCCTCCTCTACAACCAGTTCGTCTCGGCGATCTCGCAGAAGCCGAGCGTGGTCCAGCTGCTGCCGATCAACGCCAACTCGAATTCCGAGGACGCGCAGAGCCAGCTGGTCGACTTCCTCTACGAGCCGAGCCGCGAGGTGGTGCTGAATCACCTGCTGCCGAAGCACCTCGCCACCCAGGTGTGGCGCGCGCTGCTCGAGTCGAAGGCCTCGGAGCATGGCGCCCGCATGGCCGCGATGGAAGCTGCAACCAAGAACTCGAGCGAGCTGATCGGCAAGCTCCGGCTCGAGTACAACCGCGCACGCCAGGCATCGATCACCAAGGAGCTGATGGAGATCGTGTCGGGCGCCGAGGCGCTGAAGTAG
- a CDS encoding F0F1 ATP synthase subunit epsilon — translation MPIQLEIVTPEKRLLSQSVDSVKAPGMDGSFGVLPGHTPYVAALQPGSLTLIQGNREQHYFIGGGFAQVQGDRVIILAESAESAEEIDVERAERALTESQARLKSLREEEELFQVERARVQRATARITMARKR, via the coding sequence ATGCCGATCCAGCTCGAAATCGTTACCCCCGAAAAGCGCCTGCTCTCCCAGTCCGTCGATTCGGTGAAGGCGCCGGGCATGGACGGCAGCTTCGGCGTGCTGCCGGGTCACACGCCCTACGTCGCTGCGCTGCAGCCCGGGTCGTTGACCCTCATCCAGGGCAACCGGGAGCAGCACTACTTCATCGGCGGCGGCTTCGCCCAGGTGCAGGGTGATCGGGTGATCATCCTCGCCGAGAGCGCCGAGTCTGCCGAGGAGATCGACGTGGAGCGCGCCGAGCGGGCGCTCACCGAGTCGCAGGCCCGCCTCAAGAGCCTGCGCGAGGAAGAGGAGCTCTTCCAGGTCGAGCGGGCCCGCGTGCAGCGGGCCACCGCCCGGATCACGATGGCGCGCAAGCGCTGA
- a CDS encoding ParA family protein: protein MTRILSISNQKGGVGKTTTAVNLAASLASAERRTLLIDLDPQGNAGSGLGIVRDSVEHSIYDALVGDRQLDEVVRPTEFAYLDLAPASRDLVGAEIELVGADRREFRLRDALGRGGGEYDYVIIDCPPSLGLLTLNSLTACNSVLVPLQCEYYAMEGLSALMSTIDLVRGTLNPSLEIEGILLTMFDKRTSLAAQVAKEVRGFFQNQVFESVIPRNVRLSECPSFGKPILLYDIESAGAQGYLALARELLARNEPGPAAPRGEAA from the coding sequence ATGACGCGCATCCTCTCGATCTCCAACCAGAAAGGCGGCGTCGGGAAGACCACCACCGCGGTCAATCTCGCTGCCTCCCTCGCATCGGCCGAGCGCCGGACGCTTCTCATCGACCTCGATCCCCAGGGGAACGCCGGGTCGGGTCTCGGGATCGTTCGGGATTCGGTGGAGCACTCCATCTACGACGCGTTGGTCGGTGACCGGCAGCTGGACGAAGTGGTCCGTCCGACCGAGTTCGCCTACCTCGATCTCGCGCCTGCCAGCCGCGACCTCGTCGGCGCGGAGATCGAGCTGGTCGGCGCCGACCGCCGCGAGTTTCGGCTTCGGGATGCGCTCGGTCGTGGTGGCGGCGAATACGATTACGTCATCATCGACTGTCCGCCGAGCCTCGGTCTCCTGACGCTCAACTCGCTCACCGCCTGCAACTCGGTGCTCGTCCCGCTGCAGTGCGAGTACTACGCGATGGAGGGCCTTTCAGCGCTGATGTCCACCATCGACCTGGTGCGGGGCACGCTGAACCCTTCGCTGGAGATCGAGGGCATCCTCCTCACCATGTTCGACAAGCGGACGAGCCTCGCAGCGCAGGTTGCGAAGGAAGTGCGCGGGTTCTTCCAGAACCAGGTCTTCGAGAGCGTGATCCCGCGCAACGTCCGGCTGTCGGAGTGTCCGAGCTTCGGCAAGCCGATCCTCCTCTACGACATCGAGTCGGCAGGGGCGCAGGGCTACCTGGCCCTCGCGCGCGAGTTGCTCGCACGGAACGAGCCGGGTCCCGCGGCACCTCGTGGCGAGGCCGCCTGA